TGTATGTGGCAGTTGGTGTTATTTGGCGAAAAATTCCTTAACATCGGAAAAACAATTGTCCGCGCTCTGCATACTTCAATTCATTTCGCTGATGAAACAAAAGACATGCAAAATTCAGGATTTCATGTACTGGCACAGTGGTACCAaggagaaaaaaatatgaacgTGTGCGTAGGGGATGATGAGACATTAAGTGCCGTTTGCTGTACGCGATCGTTATGTTTTAAACCAAattccaattgaaaatttatagtTCAATAAAACAGATTAGATTCTGGGACTTACGCAGAGGAGAGGGCTGTAGTTGTTTCGCTCCCATAGAAAACCGTATTGCCTAATTAGAGTcaagaataaatttttgcttgGGCCTCCCAAATGGAATTGTAACGTACACACAATTCCATGATTAGGTCTCATCGATTTGTCAAAACGGATGGGAAAGGATTGGCAGATAAGATTGAAGGCTCAAACGTAAATCCTTTTTAacctctctctgtctctctttATGGGTGTCATATAAATCAAAAATCGCTTCCCAATTACAAATGAGAAAGTTTCTGACCATTTACGTTCCATAATACCGGGGTTTAGGAGTATGCTTTGGACTGACTCCAACTTTAATTATCGTGACTCCAAAGTGGTATCCGTGGGTGGGGTCTTCAGTATCACATATATCAATGTCTTTAActtcatattttttcataaGTTAGCGttcacacttttttttttatcaaaagtgAAAATGAACGCATGAcatgaatgaatttttttggtatcaaattttatggatcaattacattttgtttGGGGCCCAGTTGCATATGGGTTGTGGGACTTATTTTCCAATGCCCCATTGTCATAATGCCAATCGAGGACCTATGAATATGGGCCCCATGAAAATGAGCCTCTAAACATATATAGCACCTCAAAAAATGATATCGAAAAtaacaacacatttttttataattttttttataataatacaaatgggcttcacaaaaaacaaaaaacgaagttACCCGCAAAAacgtcaaaattttgccaaatttttatttctaaggaaaatttttccaaaattttatttcgatagaaaattttgccaaaattttatatctataaaaaattttgtcaaaattgtatttctttagaaaattttataaaaattttatttctatagaaaagttttgtcaaaattttatttctatagaaaattttgtcgtaattttatttctatagaaacttgtcaaaatttaagttctatagaaaattctacaaaaattttatttctatagaaaattttgtcaaaattttttttctatagaaaattttgtcaaaattttatttctatagaaaattttgcgaaaattttgtcacaattttatttctctatagaaaattttgtcaatattgtctttcgttagaaaattgggtcaaacttttatttctatagaaaattttgtcaaaattttatttctatagaaaattttgtcataattttatttctatcgaaaattttgtcaacattttatttctataggaaattttgtcaacattttatttctataaaaaattttgtcaaaattttatttctatagaaaattttgtcaaaattgtatttcttttatttctaaagaaaattttaccacaattttatttcgatagaaaattttgccaaaattttatttctatagaaaattttgccacaattttatttcgatagaaaattttgtcaaaattttatttctatagaaaatgttgtcagaattttatttctataggaaattttgtcaaaattgtatttctttagaaaattttgtcataattttatttctatagaagattttgtcaacattttatttctataggaaattttgtcaacattttatttctatagaaaattttgttaaaattgtatttcttttatttctaaagaaaattttgccaaaattttatttcgattgaaaattttgccaaaattgaatttctttagaaaattttgtcaaaattttatttcttttatttctaacgaaaattttgccaaaattttatttctatagaaaattttgccaaaattttatttcgctagaaaattttttcaaaattttatttctatagaaaattttgtcagaattttatttctacagaaaattttctctaacttttatttctaaataattttttttcaaattttatttctatagaaaattttgtcaaaatgtcatttatatagaaaattttgtaaaaattttatttctatagaaaattttgtcaaaattgtatttctataggaaattttgtcaaaattgtatttctttagaaaattttgtcaaaattttatttcttttatttctaaagaaaattttgccaaaattttatttctatagaaaattttgccaaaattttatttctatagaaaattttgtcaaaattgtatttaaatagaaaattttgtcaaaattttatttctgtagaaaattttgtcaaaattttatttctgtagaaaattttgtcaaaattttatttcgatggaaaattttgtcaaattttttatttctaaagaaaatttcttcaaaattttatatctatagaaaattttgtcaaaattttatttccatcgaaaattttatcaaaattttatttcgatagaaaattttgtcaaaattttttttttctatagaaaatttggtcaaaattttatttcaatagaaaatttggtccaaattttatttctatagaaaattttgacaaaattttgtcaacattttacttctatagaaaattttgtcaaaactttatttatatagaaaattttgtcaaaattttatttctaaagaaaattttgccaaaattttatttctatagaaaattttgtcaaaattgtatttccatagaaaattttgtcaaaattttatttctgtagaaaattttgtcaacattttatttctatagaaaattttgtcaaacttttgtttctaaagaaaattttgtcaaacttttgtttctaaagaaaattttttcaaaattttatatctatagaaaattttgtcaaaattttatttcgatagaaaattttgtcaaaattttttttctatagaaaatttggtcaaaattttatttcatttgaaaatttggtcaaaattttatttctatagaaaattttgtcaaaattgtatttcttttatttctaaagaaaattttgtcataattttatttctatagaaaattttgtcaacattttatttctatagaaaattttgtcaacattttatttatatagaaaattttgtaaaattttatttctatagaaaattctgtcaaaatagtatttcttttatttctaaagaaaattttgccaacattttatttctatagaaaattttgtcaaaattgtatttctttagaaaattttgccaatattttatttctatagaaaattttgtcaatattttatttcgatagaaaattttgtcaaaattttatttctatagaaaattttgccaaaattttatttcgatagaaaattttgtcaacattttatttctatagaaaattttgtcaacattttatttctatagaaaattttgtcaaaattttatttttatagaaaattttgtcaaaattttatttcaatagaaaatcagatgtagaaaaataaaattccctATATTCATCCCTTAGTcactcctaaaatttcaaaatatttttttggaaatttctctACTTACCCAACTTTGCCATTTTTGTTCTGCTGCAAGCCACTGTATCTCTGGTCTATTTTGACAGTGTAGAAATGGGCTCTTCCTTTTTTTTCGAGGTTTCTAGTTTTGACAAAGGCTTAGTATGGACATTTGGTGATATCAAGGTGGTGTAACAACTCCTTTCTCTTTTCTTTTTTGGGGTCAAATTCTAGGGGAATTAGTTTTTCTTCTTTCCCTCTTCTAGGGTTGGCGAAAAATATCTAAGGATATGTATCGATGGTGTTCTCCCCCAAAAATCACCGAATTGTATGCGTAAATTTATCACATGTGTTTTTAGCGGCATCTAGGCCTAAGCATATACACGCCAATGCCTATGCATGTATAGGTGAGCAACTAGAAATGTTCACCATTTCTCCTAATTGCTTGACTATGGATGGTAATGACTTGCGATGTGAGTGCACTCTTCTAGAAATCGGAAAAAGAGAAGACATTATTGTCTAGGCTTACTACTAGTACaagagcaacaacaacagcaactaaCCAATATCGCGTAAGTTTattccttgtttttttttttttttggttttgcgcTGAGTATTAGATGACGTCGACGTCATAGAGAACTTTGCCATTGGTAGGCTGTCATTGGTCTATGTATCGGTGGGTGTTTGTCTGGCTGCCTGCCTGCCTGGCTGATTTTGTATAAGGAGATAGTTTTTCGATTCCGTTTTCTTTTTCCACCATCCTAGTCGTCGTTATTTACCGTTAGCTCTTTTCTGACAAGCCTAACTCTTCGTGTATTTGATGATTTAGCAATAAAGCGCCTATTACAAAATGCATGCATGGTGGTGGTGCATAGGCAGCATAGCCTACGCGCGTTGTTAATGTGACCGGCACATTACGCGAGAGCCAACTTTGTCTTCGTCGTCGTAGCCGACGTAGTCATCTAGACCTCTGCTAAAAGGATTTGAATTTCAATGCATAAGTGCGAATTATTGTGGTACTGCGTCTCCCTATGACAAATGCAGTTTGCATTTGCGTAGGGTTTTTggcgaaaaaacaaaaacagcaataacaacaacaacgataGTTAACCAAGACGCGGCGTCATTAACTCTTCTTCAAATCAAGAGCATTGAAAAGTAGCAGAAGAATTTCGAGTAGTTCGTTTCACGACGACGGTGACGACGACAAGCAAGAAGAATTGGCCACAAGAACTTTGCTTAGCTAGGAGTGCAAACCATCTACGAGTGTTGGTATTCCTCTAATATTCTCGGCTCGTGGCTGTTGTTGCaatagttgttgttgttcttattGCCTTAGTTCTCGTCGTCCTCTTGCTCATCATTGCCTGTCCTGTGTGGTAAAGGTTGCTTTGCTGGCTGGCAGGCTTGTCATGTGTGTGTGCGCCTTGTATAGAGCTTTGTCGTCACaattgtcgttgttgttgtcgaGAGTTTTCCCCACTCAGAGGAGACTTGGCTGGCTGGCTGACTGACTTTTCACATACCGACACACaaacgacgacgacgacgacttCTGGGCTTCTGAGCACTTGTAGACAGCAGACTTGGGCGAATGAGTGCATGCATATGTATGTCATATAGTTCGTCCATATGCATGCATGCGAGTTTGCAATGTGTGGCATAGGAGTAAGTTTGTgtgcgagtgtgtgtgtgtttgtttgtgCCACATCTATCCAACAACTACAACATACAGTTTTAAGTTTGTTTTGAGTTTTCCGTATTAAAATGTGCGAAACAGTTTCAGTCTAAATCAGACGGTCGTGCTGAGAAGACTTTTTGCGTTTAACACATACGAGACAACGAACGAGGTAttacgacgacgacgacgacgattgTGACGAGACCAAGAGACACGATAAGGTGGAAATTTTTCACATAGCCACAAAAAAGAAAAGTGTTCTAGTAGACAAACGAAATATTTGCACAGATTATACATTCAGCCATTCATCTATCCATcaccattatcatcatcatcatattgGTCGTCATTGGTGTTTTTGAATGTTTGGTCATAGTTATGGCGCGCGCACTCATACTCACACATACATATTAGAATTACTGGTGGGGTAATGTTGTAAGCAGGCAAgcaacaaaacaacaataaggCCATTAAGTGTGGTGTGTGTGTGGGGGTTAAAATGAGATGTTTGGGTATGGAGATGTAGGGGTAACCGGCAAACTATTCACCACCCACAAGGAGTATGTTGTTCGGCTCTCATACTCAAACCACCCATGAATTACGGGATATTTTAGCGATCTACTCATCCCAAAGCAGAGCTAAAGAGATAAGTCGACACAACAAACAGACACGACGACGCAGCAACAACAGCAGAATTTATCTTTGCACATGGTAGTGCGTATAGGGGCTTTCAACCATAAACAAAATaagcacaaaaaataaaacgagAGAACAAATTTGAGTGTTGGcgcttttttgttttgcttgtcatatgtgtgcgtgtgtgctCCTAACTAAATTGTCGGGGTTTTTTACGCGCGCCAAAAAAACTCATGcgagtttaaaaatcaaaacaaagagAAAAATCTTCGGGTCTCCGggtaacacaaaacaaaaaagcaaaCATATTCGTTAAAGTGAATCGTGAAAATCGGTGGTAGCATCAACCAAAAAGAGATACAACAATAGTGAGAATTGTATATGTTTgagattgtgtgtgtgtgtaatggGAAAACAATTCATTGTAAGACCATGTGATCTTTGTTTTtagaatttgatgaaaatttccctaaaaaaaaaacaacaacaaaaattagccTATGGCTGGTTCCATAATGGATTCCAAAAGTCCCCTACATCATCAACAGGATAGTGCTCAGAGCACTAACCCCAGTAATAGCAATAATAATAGCAATCAACCCGCCACCAGTTCCGATAATGTTGCAGCATACCGTGACCTTTTGGAAGCCTCGGCCaaagctatggccaaacaacacTCATCCCCCCAACAAAGGACCTCACGGCCATCGTCCTCCAGATCGGCAACAAGTTCTAGGGATCATAAAAAAGATGATGAGAATGATGAAGAGAATTCTCCTCCTGCCTATATAAGTGATCTTGCCTCCGATCCCCAATCGTCTATGCCAGCCGAAGCTAATGCTTCGGCCTATTCACCACATTCGGAAAGATCCTCGGCGGGTTCCACTCACGGGGGATCTCAACAATTTTGCCTACGTTGGAATAACTATCAGAGCAATTTGACCAGTGTCTTTGATCAGCTGTTGCAAAGTGAAGCATTTGTCGATGTTACCTTGGCATGTGATGGACGTTCCATAAAGGCCCATAAAATGGTACTTTCGGCTTGTTCGCCCTACTTCCAGACCCTGTTCTCGACTACACCCTGCCAACATCCCATCGTAATAATGCGTGATGTCAATTGGCGTGAGCTCAAAGCCATTGTGGACTTTATGTACAAAGGTGAAATCAATGTAAGTCAAGATCAAATTGGACCCCTATTGAGAATAGCTGAGATGTTAAAGGTACGTGGTCTAGCCGATGTGGGCAATATAACGGGATCCAGTGAGACAGCCCAACTTAGTACCAAATTGGAGCGCAATACTAGTCCCGACAAGGAATACTACTCACCACCACCACCGCAACACGTTTCGGGAGTATCCTCTCCCAAAATGCCTAAAAAGAGCTCGTCCCCCTATCGTAAGCGATCGCCAAGTGGATGTCAGCGTAGCGACTCACAAATGGATTTATTGACTAcagcacaaatggaaaaaactcGCCTACCATGGGATTTAAATTTGACAGGATCTAGGGAAACTAGCACTACTCCTGGCCGAACACCAGCCACTGGAGGTCTTGAGTTACGTCTATCACCTCTACCTCATTCACAACATACGGCTATAATGGGAAGAAATATTCGCAAACGTAGATGGCCATCGGCAGATACGATTTTTAATCCTCCCGAAAGTCCTCTGGGTAGCCTAATAGCAGCAGAGAGAGCCGAACAAGAGCGTAATCGAGAACGCGAAAGAGAAAGAGTAAGAGAGAGAGGTGATTCGTTGTTTACCCCACCGATGCCTGTTATGTCAGGATCATCGTCGTCGGCAAATGTACTCGAACCCATAACACATTTGGATTTTCCCTCACCATCACCTACACCCACACCAAGTCAATTGGTTGGGGAAAGGCGAACACCTGGATCGCTTTTGTCTTCAACTTCACCACGTCTACAGATCTCACATCAATCgcaacagcaacagcagcagcaacaacagcaacatcaaCAACAAACTCACCAGCCTTCAACTCTGCACTCGCAACATAGCTCTGGTCATGGGGCCGTTGGCAGTGGAGGTGGCGTCGGCGGCGGCGGCGGCCATCAGAGGCATGACTCTGGTTTACAATCACATCGATCATCACCTGCCTCTTCGGTAACCTCAACACACCCGTCCAGTATTTTAAGTAGACCTCTAACACCATCTCCAGCCAGTATTAGTGGTTCGGCTGGGGTTAGTGGTAGTGATCGTTTTGCTATGGGTCCTGCCCAAGCGGCTGCTATGTTGGGTGCTGCAGCTGCCTCTCAAATGGAATTAAATGCTAGCGCAGCATCTATGGGTATGCGTTCAATGTCTTCCTCAGGTCCATCAATGGCTCAAGGGCCAAGTCATCATGTCCAGTCGATAGCTGATGATTTGGAGATTAAACCAGGAATAGCTGAAATGATACGAGAAGAAGAgagggtaagtcaaaataaacagCCTATTTTTTCAAGTAAGAAAAAACGCttttaagagagagagagagagagatacatAATAACTCTCCGAAgagaaaattaatgttttagcTATAAAGCCATACGAGATGTTTATATGGAGGAGTCACCTTTTATCATCTAATGTCTAtacagcaaaatattttttgaataagATAAAGAGCTAAAGAGAGAAGTATAAATTATCGAATGAGATAACtgatatatttttagttttattgaaataagatcTGTTTTTATATGGAGGGATCATACTACAACATCTAAAAATTCACATTAAAATCTAtgcctacaaaaaaaaaaaaaaacatatatgacgaaattaattggaatttaaattaaattctgtAATGATAATTTTTGAGTAACACAAAGAGCGCAAGAGAGAGGAACACAAATACTAATTCTctgattttgtatttaaaattttttagtaagATAAGACCAAAAGAGAGATTAATTCTCTGGAAAAAAAACGGACGTTATTTAGTTGATTATGAGGTGGGTTCATGTCATCTAATGACATGAACCcactggagccaccgtggtgcaatggttagcatgcccgcctgcaGCATGCAGCGGTGGattttcccacctcagtaatgcaggtgacatttctgagggttttaaagcttctctaagtggtttcactgcaatgtggaacgccgttcggactcgttataaaaaggaggtcccttgtcattgagcttaacatggaatcgagcagcactcactgataagagagaagttcaccaatgtggtatcacaatggactgaatagtctaagtgagcctgatacatcgggctgccacctaacctaatgatTAACATTGAATCCTATGTCTAcaccgaaaaatatatattatttgcaaaagtttatttctatacaacattttgccaaaattttatttccattgaaaattttatttctatagaaaattttgtcaaaattttatttccattgaaaattttatttctatagaaaattttgacaaaatgttatttctataaaaaattttgtcaaaattttatttctatcgaaaattttgtcaaaatgttatttctataggaattttgtttaaaaattttatttctatcgaaaattttgtcaaaatgtcatttctataggaattttgtttcaaaattttatttctatagaaatttttttaaaattttatttttatagaaaattttgtcaacattttatttttatagaaaattttgtcaaaatttttgcaaaagttcatttctatagaaaatttttgcaaaagtttatttctattcaacattttgccaaaattttatttccattgaaaattttatatctatagaaattttgtcaaaattttatttccatagaaaattttgtcaaaactttatttctatagaaaattttgtcaaaattttatttttatagaaaattttgtcaaaactttatttcttaagaaaattttgtcaaaatgttatttctatagaaa
This is a stretch of genomic DNA from Haematobia irritans isolate KBUSLIRL chromosome 4, ASM5000362v1, whole genome shotgun sequence. It encodes these proteins:
- the bab1 gene encoding bric a brac 1, with the translated sequence MAGSIMDSKSPLHHQQDSAQSTNPSNSNNNSNQPATSSDNVAAYRDLLEASAKAMAKQHSSPQQRTSRPSSSRSATSSRDHKKDDENDEENSPPAYISDLASDPQSSMPAEANASAYSPHSERSSAGSTHGGSQQFCLRWNNYQSNLTSVFDQLLQSEAFVDVTLACDGRSIKAHKMVLSACSPYFQTLFSTTPCQHPIVIMRDVNWRELKAIVDFMYKGEINVSQDQIGPLLRIAEMLKVRGLADVGNITGSSETAQLSTKLERNTSPDKEYYSPPPPQHVSGVSSPKMPKKSSSPYRKRSPSGCQRSDSQMDLLTTAQMEKTRLPWDLNLTGSRETSTTPGRTPATGGLELRLSPLPHSQHTAIMGRNIRKRRWPSADTIFNPPESPLGSLIAAERAEQERNRERERERVRERGDSLFTPPMPVMSGSSSSANVLEPITHLDFPSPSPTPTPSQLVGERRTPGSLLSSTSPRLQISHQSQQQQQQQQQQHQQQTHQPSTLHSQHSSGHGAVGSGGGVGGGGGHQRHDSGLQSHRSSPASSVTSTHPSSILSRPLTPSPASISGSAGVSGSDRFAMGPAQAAAMLGAAAASQMELNASAASMGMRSMSSSGPSMAQGPSHHVQSIADDLEIKPGIAEMIREEERAKMMENSHAWMGGSGSSLTDSYQYQLQSMWQKCWNTNQNLMHHLRFRERGPLKSWRPETMAEAIFSVLKEGLSLSQAARKYDIPYPTFVLYANRVHNMLGPSIDGGPDLRPKGRGRPQRILLGLWPDEHIKGVIKTVVFREGKDLKDESIAAHMPPYGRHSPIFPFQQETNLPYPGVSAQCPNGIPTPTPTGDQMSQEATAAAVAAVAHNIRQQMQMAAVQHQQQQQQQHQHQSQQHQGHGDMATGQGMFNLPPHLASSGAMPVPPGPGGMLLPKTSISPALSSASGPGVVGPMMGPRHAPSPCGPGLPVISQLPPGVAAALHMAGSPASRCDPSALLSHMHQQQHKHHQQPSHHQQQLHSVQHQLAYGQHHLPSLSHPSNTSTMIGPPSHSHLQASSTATTTASSTKSSSSTVSPLRRSSPSHSVSPLTELGLEMAFKPQRPFSPSRLFADDIADIVGAAAAAAAAAATNIPSSSSTACTTTATVTTATITASSSSYGLSTVSSVGPMDSSSALNSLVVSSASETSISPMASSSMTTTTTMMAPATAVSASAISSSSSNISSTGIKLEPITTSSD